Proteins from one Salvelinus namaycush isolate Seneca chromosome 34, SaNama_1.0, whole genome shotgun sequence genomic window:
- the dlc gene encoding delta-like protein C: MAHLLLTCFLALISTQLVESSGVFELKVHSFSSTRSVCKRSRDCQIFFRVCLKHSQNVISPEPPCTYGMGLTEIFSADPSSISSSAPIRVPFHFKWPGTFSLIVEAWNAESSDGQSTENQNNLISRLATRRRLDIGEDWSQDVHFEEQSELRFSYHVVCDEHYHGDSCSDYCRPRNDPFGHYTCDAAGTRMCLSGWKGEYCSEPICWSGCSEKHGYCEAPGECKCRLGWQGPLCDECVRYPGCLHGTCGQPWQCDCKEGWGGLFCNQDLNYCTNHKPCMNDAPCTNTGQGSYTCTCRPGFSGNNCEIETNECDSNPCKNGGSCNDRENDYTCTCPQGFYGKNCEISAMTCADGPCFNGGTCMEQVTGGYSCRCPSGYMGSNCEKKIDRCSNNPCANGGQCLDLGHSLMCRCRPGFTGPRCEINIDDCARNPCHNAGTCVDGVNDFTCTCTLGFTRKDCSVRADACSVFPCQNGGTCYTHFTGPVCQCPAGFMGSRCEFSLKPTAKPKADGLPAVLVVSFALGLVTLTLVVCAAIVVLSQIRRGRKAMASSVRNDLETVNNRPIGGSNPLSSLREKEAFLIPGGHYKVSNKDAALTSGPADKNGDKAAYKQKMVDYNLAKEEDRHAKNKFDQKSEGSIMVPPMSFPKEGLYHPVFIIQTEQQAEQCVFATEV, encoded by the exons ATGGCTCATTTGTTATTAACGTGTTTTTTGGCGTTGATATCAACGCAACTG GTCGAGTCGTCCGGTGTGTTTGAGTTGAAAGTACACTCCTTTAGTAGTACCCGTAGTGTCTGCAAACGGTCTAGGGACTGCCAAATATTCTTCCGAGTCTGCCTTAAACATTCCCAAAATGTCATCTCACCTGAGCCCCCCTGCACTTACGGCATGGGACTGACCGAAATCTTCAGTGCCGACCCGAGCTCCATCTCCAGTAGCGCACCCATCAGAGTGCCTTTCCATTTCAAGTGGCCG GGCACATTCTCGCTCATTGTTGAAGCCTGGAACGCAGAGTCCTCCGACGGCCAGTCCACAG AAAACCAGAATAACTTGATCAGCCGCTTGGCCACCCGTAGAAGACTAGACATTGGCGAAGATTGGTCACAGGATGTGCATTTTGAAGAGCAAAGTGAACTTCGTTTTTCTTACCACGTTGTCTGTGATGAACACTACCACGGTGACAGCTGCTCAGACTACTGCCGTCCCCGTAACGACCCATTCGGACACTACACTTGTGATGCCGCGGGCACCAGAATGTGCCTGTCGGGTTGGAAAGGAGAATACTGCTCAGAAC CCATCTGCTGGTCAGGCTGTAGTGAGAAGCATGGTTATTGTGAGGCCCCTGGCGAGTGCAAGTGCCGCCTTGGGTGGCAGGGACCCCTCTGCGACGAGTGCGTCCGTTATCCTGGCTGCTTGCATGGCACCTGCGGCCAGCCGTGGCAGTGCGACTGTAAAGAGGGCTGGGGAGGACTGTTCTGCAACCAGGATCTCAACTACTGCACCAACCACAAGCCCTGCATGAACGATGCTCCCTGCACCAACACAGGCCAGGGCAGCTACACCTGTACCTGCAGGCCGGGCTTCAGTGGCAACAATTGTGAGATCGAAACCAACGAGTGTGACAGCAACCCCTGCAAGAACGGAGGCAGCTGCAAT GATCGGGAGAATGACTACACCTGCACCTGCCCCCAAGGCTTCTACGGGAAGAACTGTGAGATCAGTGCGATGACCTGTGCCGACGGGCCCTGCTTCAACGGTGGCACCTGCATGGAGCAGGTGACCGGTGGTTACTCCTGCCGCTGTCCTTCCGGCTACATGGGTTCCAACTGCGAGAAGAAGATTGACCGCTGCAGCAACAACCCCTGTGCTAACG GTGGCCAGTGCCTGGATCTGGGCCACAGCCTGATGTGCCGTTGTCGTCCTGGCTTCACTGGGCCGCGCTGCGAGATCAACATCGATGACTGCGCCCGCAACCCCTGCCACAACGCCGGGACCTGCGTGGACGGCGTCAACGACTTTACATGCACCTGCACCCTGGGCTTCACCAGGAAGGATTGCAGCGTCCGCGCCGATGCCTGCTCCGTCTTCCCCTGCCAGAATGGAGGCACCTGCTACACTCACTTCACCGGACCTGTGTGCCAGTGCCCGGCCGGCTTCATGGGCTCCCGATGCGAGTTTAGCCTCAAACCCACCGCCAAGCCCAAGGCAGACGGCTTGCCCGCAGTCCTGGTTGTCTCCTTCGCCCTGGGCCTGGTCACCCTCACCCTGGTGGTGTGTGCTGCCATCGTGGTCCTAAGCCAGATAAGGCGCGGGCGGAAGGCCATGGCGTCTTCTGTCCGTAACGACCTGGAGACGGTCAACAACCGGCCCATAGGTGGTTCCAACCCCTTGTCCAGCCTCCGAGAGAAGGAAGCCTTCCTCATCCCTGGCGGCCATTACAAGGTGTCCAATAAGGACGCAGCGCTGACCTCGGGCCCCGCAGACAAAAACGGAGACAAGGCGGCCTACAAGCAGAAGATGGTTGACTACAACTTGGCCAAGGAGGAGGACCGTCATGCCAAGAACAAATTTGACCA GAAATCAGAGGGCAGCATAATGGTTCCACCAATGAGCTTCCCTAAAGAAGGCTTGTACCACCCAGTCTTCATCATCCAGACAGAACAGCAAGCTGAACAGTGTGTCTTTGCTACTGAG GTTTAA